CCGCCATAATCATGGCTGACAGCACCCCGGAACAAATCACAGATCCGGGGTAACCCGGATATCTCATGATTGACCTTGACCAGGAAACTGTTCCCAGACCCGAACGGTTTTCTCATCCACGCCAACGGGTATACCCTGGGCATTGGTGGCGCAATGCCGGGTATACCCCTTGCAGATAATCTGGTCATAGGTATGGCTTGTGATTACGTAATCAAACTGAAGTTTCACCCGTTCCAGGCAGGCAGGCCGGGTATGAATCCACATAAGATCGTCATAAAACAACGGGGCAAAATAGTTCAGTTTGGTCTCAATGATGGGATAGACAAACCCGCTCTCTTCAATTTCCCGGTAGGGGTAGGCAATATCCCGCATCAAATCCGCCCTGCCCTGCTCAAAGAATCGTAAGTAATTGGCATGGTAAACCACTTGGGAGCGGTCCGTGTCCGCATAAAGGGTTCTATGGCTGGTTCGGTGCCAAATCAGCCCTGTGGTCCGGTCCTTTACATAAGGGGTGTTTTCATTCGTGGTCTCGGGTTTAAACGGTTTGGGTTTCATAGTCTTACATCCCTTTGAATACAATACAGCAATTGGTTCCGCCAAACCCGTAGGCATTGGACAACAGAAAATCGTGCGGATGGGCTCTGAAGGTATCCGGCACCACATCCAGGTCATCAAATTCAGGGGCGGGTTTATGATTAATGGTGGGAAGCACCATCCCCATCTGCATGGCCTCAATGCTCAATGCAGCCTCAATGGCGGCAGCTGCCCCTAATGTGTGCCCAAGCTGGGACTTGTTGGAGGATACGGGGATCTGTCCCAAATGGTGTCCGAACACCTGCCTAAGGCAGTCGGCCTCTGAGGTATCACCTTTAAAGGTGGAGGTGCCGTGGGCATTAATGTAGCGGATATCCCGGGGGGCAATCTGGGCATCGTCAATGGCCTGGTGCATGGCCCGGACAATGGTTTCAAGATTGGGGCTGGTAAAATGGAAGGCATCCGAGGTCCAGCCGACCCCTGCCACTTCTGCCCTAGGTTTAAGGCCGTGGGCCTTTGCCACCTCTTCTGCGGCCAGCACCACCACCCCACACCCTTCGGAGAGCACCATGCCCTTGCGGTCGCTGCTGAACGGCCGGCTGGCCTGACCCGGATCTTCATACGCCCGGTCTTCGGGATTGACTTTTATGGTGGCCCCCATGTTGGCGAACCCCTGGACGATCTCCGGCACCAGGGGCGTGTCCACGCCGCCTGCCAGCACCACATCCACATCACCATCCCGGATCATCCTGGCCCCCATGCCGATGGCGTGGTTACCCGACGCGCACGCCCCCTGGGGTGAGAACAAAGGCCCTGTAAAGCCCAAGTCAATACCGGCCTTGCTTGCGGGCATGTTGCCGCACAGGTTAGGCAAAAGATAGGGGCTGACCCGCAACGGCCCTGCATTGGCATATTTATCCGAGGCAATCTTGAAGGCATCCATGCCGTTCAGGGCGGAACCGATCAAACAGGCAGTCCGCCGACCGATTTCAGGTTCCATGACAATGCCGGCATGGGCCAGGGCCTCCCGGCACACGGCCACGGTCAACAGCACAAACGCCGCATTCCAGTTGTGGGCTTCTTTTTTTTCAAACATCCCGCTTGCCACAGGATCCCAGTCAGGTATTTCGCCCACCACATTGCTTAGTGATTTTGCCTCACACCGGGTGATTTTTCTGAACCCTGATTTGCCGGCCACGGCATTTTCAAAGGTCAGGTCAAAGGTTGCCCCCAACGGAGTGGCCGCCCCGTATCCTAAAACAAAAACCCGCCTGTTTAATGGAGCTTTCATGGTCTTATCTATTTATATCTTTCTATTTTTTTTAAACTTTTTCCAGCACAATGCAGGCATTGCATCCGCCAAACCCAAATGCATTTTTCAACACATACGGCTGGTCCTGGCATCTTGCATTATCTGTAACGCAGTCAAAATTCATGCCGGGGTCCGGGTTATAGTTGATGGTGGGAGGGATCTTTCCGTCAATCATTCCCTGAACGGCAAAAATAGTCTCAATGGCGCTGGATGCCCCCATGGCGTGACCAATCATGGATTTGTTGGCTGTCACCGGCGGAATTTTTTTGCCAAAGACTGCCGACAGCGCATTATACTCCACCTTGTCTCCCACCGGAGTGGCGGTGGCATGGG
This window of the uncultured Desulfobacter sp. genome carries:
- a CDS encoding acyl-CoA thioesterase, with product MKPKPFKPETTNENTPYVKDRTTGLIWHRTSHRTLYADTDRSQVVYHANYLRFFEQGRADLMRDIAYPYREIEESGFVYPIIETKLNYFAPLFYDDLMWIHTRPACLERVKLQFDYVITSHTYDQIICKGYTRHCATNAQGIPVGVDEKTVRVWEQFPGQGQS
- a CDS encoding beta-ketoacyl-[acyl-carrier-protein] synthase family protein, with product MKAPLNRRVFVLGYGAATPLGATFDLTFENAVAGKSGFRKITRCEAKSLSNVVGEIPDWDPVASGMFEKKEAHNWNAAFVLLTVAVCREALAHAGIVMEPEIGRRTACLIGSALNGMDAFKIASDKYANAGPLRVSPYLLPNLCGNMPASKAGIDLGFTGPLFSPQGACASGNHAIGMGARMIRDGDVDVVLAGGVDTPLVPEIVQGFANMGATIKVNPEDRAYEDPGQASRPFSSDRKGMVLSEGCGVVVLAAEEVAKAHGLKPRAEVAGVGWTSDAFHFTSPNLETIVRAMHQAIDDAQIAPRDIRYINAHGTSTFKGDTSEADCLRQVFGHHLGQIPVSSNKSQLGHTLGAAAAIEAALSIEAMQMGMVLPTINHKPAPEFDDLDVVPDTFRAHPHDFLLSNAYGFGGTNCCIVFKGM